From one Enterobacter kobei genomic stretch:
- the mdtC gene encoding multidrug efflux RND transporter permease subunit MdtC: protein MKFFALFIYRPVATILISLAITLCGILGFRMLPVAPLPQVDYPVIMVSASLPGASPETMASSVATPLERALGRIAGVNEMTSSSSLGSTRIILEFKFDRDINGAARDVQAAINAAQSLLPSGMPSRPTYRKANPSDAPIMILTLTSDTWSQGQLYDFASTQLAQNIAQIEGVGDVDVGGSSLPAVRVGLNPQALFNQGVSLDDVRTAISNANVRRPQGAVEDDTHRWQLQTNDELKTAAEYQPLIVHYNNGAAVRLGDVASVTDSVENVRNAGMTNAKPAILLMIRKLPEANIIQTVDSIRAQLPEMQKSIPAAIDLQIAQDRSPTIRASLEEVEQTLIISVALVILVVFLFLRSGRATLIPAVAVPVSLIGTFAAMYLCGFSLNNLSLMALTIATGFVVDDAIVVLENISRHLEAGMKPLQAALQGTREVGFTVLSMSLSLVAVFLPLLLMDGLPGRLLREFAVTLSVAIGISLVVSLTLTPMMCGWLLKSAKPRSRPREHGFGRLLVAMQQGYGRSLKWVLRHTRLVGVVLLGTIVLNVWLYISIPKTFFPEQDTGTLMGGIQADQSISFQAMRGKLEDFMKIIRDDPAVDNVTGFTGGSRVNSGMMFITLKPRDQRHESAQQIIDRLRVKLAKEPGANLFLMAVQDIRVGGRQSNASYQYALLSDDLSALREWEPKIRKALAALPQLADVNSDQQDNGAEMSLIYDRETMSRLGISVQAANSLLNNAFGQRQISTIYEPLNQYKVVMEVDPRYTQDISALDKMFVINNDGKAIPLSYFAKWQPANAPLSVNHQGLSAASTIAFNLPAGVSLSEASDAINRTMTQLGVPSSVRGSFAGTAQVFQDTMSSQVILILAAIATVYIVLGVLYESYIHPLTILSTLPSAGVGALLALELFGAPFSLIALIGIMLLIGIVKKNAIMMVDFALEAQRNGNMTPDEAIFQACLLRFRPIMMTTLAALFGALPLVISAGDGSELRQPLGITIVGGLVMSQLLTLYTTPVVYLFFDRLRLRFTRKNQQLISE, encoded by the coding sequence GTGAAGTTTTTCGCCCTCTTCATTTATCGTCCGGTAGCGACCATCCTGATTTCGCTGGCCATTACCCTGTGCGGCATTCTCGGCTTTCGCATGCTGCCGGTCGCGCCGCTGCCGCAGGTGGATTATCCGGTGATCATGGTCAGCGCCTCGCTGCCAGGCGCGTCGCCGGAAACCATGGCCTCGTCGGTGGCGACGCCGCTGGAGCGCGCGCTGGGCCGCATTGCCGGGGTCAACGAAATGACCTCCTCCAGTTCGCTGGGCAGCACACGCATTATTCTGGAATTTAAATTCGACCGCGACATCAACGGCGCGGCGCGGGATGTGCAGGCAGCGATCAACGCCGCGCAGAGCCTGCTGCCGAGCGGTATGCCCAGCCGTCCGACTTATCGCAAAGCTAACCCGTCCGATGCGCCCATCATGATCCTGACGCTGACCTCAGACACCTGGTCCCAGGGGCAGCTGTATGACTTCGCCTCCACCCAGCTGGCGCAGAATATCGCGCAGATCGAGGGCGTGGGGGATGTCGACGTGGGTGGCAGTTCGCTGCCTGCGGTGCGCGTCGGTCTCAATCCGCAGGCGCTGTTTAATCAGGGCGTATCGCTCGACGATGTGCGCACCGCCATCAGCAATGCCAACGTGCGACGACCGCAGGGGGCCGTGGAAGACGACACCCACCGCTGGCAGTTACAGACCAACGACGAGCTGAAAACCGCGGCGGAATACCAGCCGCTGATCGTCCATTACAACAATGGCGCGGCGGTGCGGCTTGGCGACGTCGCCAGCGTCACCGACTCGGTGGAGAACGTGCGTAACGCCGGGATGACCAACGCCAAACCGGCCATTCTGCTGATGATCCGTAAGCTGCCGGAAGCCAATATTATCCAGACCGTCGACAGCATTCGCGCGCAGTTGCCGGAGATGCAAAAAAGCATTCCCGCCGCCATTGATTTACAGATCGCCCAGGATCGCTCTCCCACCATTCGCGCGTCGCTGGAAGAAGTGGAGCAGACGCTGATTATCTCGGTGGCACTGGTGATCCTCGTGGTGTTCCTGTTTCTGCGCTCGGGTCGCGCGACGCTGATCCCGGCGGTGGCGGTGCCGGTGTCGCTGATCGGCACCTTTGCCGCCATGTACCTGTGCGGATTCAGCCTCAATAACCTGTCGCTGATGGCGCTGACTATCGCCACCGGTTTTGTGGTGGATGACGCGATCGTGGTGCTGGAAAATATCTCCCGCCATCTGGAAGCGGGCATGAAGCCGTTGCAGGCAGCGCTTCAGGGTACGCGGGAGGTGGGCTTTACCGTGCTGTCGATGAGCCTGTCGCTGGTGGCGGTGTTCCTGCCGCTGCTGCTGATGGACGGGCTGCCGGGCCGCCTGCTGCGTGAATTCGCCGTCACCTTGTCGGTGGCGATTGGTATTTCGCTGGTGGTGTCGCTGACCCTGACGCCGATGATGTGCGGCTGGTTGCTGAAAAGCGCGAAACCTCGCAGCCGCCCGCGCGAACATGGTTTTGGTCGCCTGCTGGTAGCGATGCAGCAGGGTTATGGCCGCTCGCTGAAATGGGTGCTCAGGCATACCCGGCTGGTGGGCGTGGTGCTGCTCGGCACTATCGTGCTTAACGTCTGGCTGTATATCTCGATCCCGAAAACCTTCTTCCCGGAGCAGGATACCGGCACGCTGATGGGCGGTATTCAGGCGGATCAGAGTATTTCGTTTCAGGCGATGCGCGGCAAGCTGGAGGATTTCATGAAGATCATCCGAGACGATCCGGCGGTAGATAACGTGACCGGTTTTACCGGCGGTTCGCGGGTTAACAGCGGCATGATGTTTATTACCCTTAAACCGCGGGATCAACGCCATGAAAGCGCCCAGCAGATCATCGACCGTCTGCGCGTGAAGCTGGCGAAAGAGCCGGGAGCGAATCTGTTCCTGATGGCGGTGCAGGATATTCGCGTCGGCGGACGCCAGTCCAACGCCAGCTATCAGTACGCGCTCTTGTCAGATGATTTGAGCGCCCTGCGCGAGTGGGAACCTAAAATTCGCAAAGCACTGGCGGCATTACCGCAACTGGCGGACGTGAATTCAGACCAGCAGGATAACGGCGCGGAAATGAGCCTGATCTACGATCGCGAAACCATGTCGCGGCTTGGCATCAGCGTGCAGGCGGCTAATAGTCTGCTCAATAACGCTTTCGGGCAGCGGCAAATTTCCACCATCTATGAGCCGCTGAACCAGTACAAAGTGGTGATGGAAGTCGATCCGCGCTACACCCAGGACATCAGCGCCCTGGATAAAATGTTCGTCATTAATAACGACGGCAAGGCCATTCCGCTGTCGTATTTCGCGAAATGGCAGCCTGCCAATGCGCCGCTGTCGGTGAACCACCAGGGGCTGTCGGCGGCGTCAACCATCGCCTTTAACCTGCCGGCGGGCGTGTCGTTGTCAGAAGCGAGCGACGCCATTAACCGTACCATGACGCAGCTTGGCGTACCCTCCTCGGTGCGCGGCAGCTTTGCCGGAACGGCACAGGTTTTCCAGGACACCATGAGTTCGCAGGTGATCCTGATCCTTGCCGCCATTGCCACGGTGTATATCGTGCTGGGCGTGTTATATGAGAGCTACATTCACCCGCTGACGATTTTGTCGACGCTGCCGTCCGCTGGCGTCGGGGCGCTGCTGGCGCTGGAGCTGTTCGGCGCGCCCTTCAGCCTGATCGCGCTGATTGGTATTATGCTGCTGATTGGTATCGTGAAGAAAAACGCCATTATGATGGTGGATTTCGCCCTGGAGGCCCAGCGCAACGGCAACATGACGCCGGACGAGGCGATTTTCCAGGCCTGCCTGCTGCGTTTTCGCCCGATCATGATGACCACCCTGGCGGCACTGTTCGGCGCGCTGCCGCTGGTGATCTCCGCCGGGGATGGTTCAGAACTGCGCCAGCCGCTCGGTATCACCATCGTGGGCGGACTGGTGATGAGTCAGTTGCTGACGCTGTACACCACGCCGGTGGTGTATCTGTTCTTCGATCGTCTGCGGCTGCGCTTTACGCGTAAAAACCAACAGCTGATAAGTGAGTAA